The following coding sequences are from one Danio rerio strain Tuebingen ecotype United States chromosome 21, GRCz12tu, whole genome shotgun sequence window:
- the si:dkeyp-23e4.3 gene encoding rho GTPase-activating protein 7 isoform X1, with amino-acid sequence MDMAHTVKTPLRRSFSEHVKDSTNKAWDTFWKSAREKRLSEIEAKEACDWLHAAGFPQYAQLFTDCCFPIDIDWVKSDHDFLDKDALDSLCRRLSTLNKSVEMKLELSRSKRRRDEEEEEDLYAISPKWTFDRKSRRWIREDDGELPHTLSGPISNLRRSGSCEASLSDSGECHELCSTHSSSNNDSDAGSAPNKTTEEPETSRSSSRCSSNYKPQSPDTSSSRPPSPSEHHTLSSGEFLPEKPPLKKGKGLLRKMEKLRLRGSTQQSQSHSGKGRLVISGPIIQEGFDEERLKHLQCLDLASIQNKTESPASCSPPSGSSSTSESSSAVSTPSPVTKVRSNCKRPGVLKQEVEQEQINTQHFNNKQVNPVFKIPHGHKPGTFPTVLSHNNAFLPIDNTSVNWRTGSFHGYRGRRCKSNSSKDQEQACSPLASSDHRVSFYDNVPDHVQILDDDVFSALDSVMERICDLQQLVTSWTDKLSEDGDSDFSHSGSPSPSSLTDIHLEIKEPEETDEAALEEMYNKSPEAFECTAQPTEHTDRIQRPHWSSAQMLSLSSPGTGIEAKSAAHVSMLQRLSLLRLTALMDKHSPFSKQGWNWTVPKLYRKVKPSEHKSRKVFEVPLLQSVQQSGKPLPPSILRAMEFLRTKCLDQVGLFRKSGVKSRIQNLRDMVEADPDGVSFENQSAFDVADMVKQYFRDLPEPIFSSKLCESFLHIYQYFPKDQQFVGVQAAIYLLPDENREALQSLLLFLQEVVACVKENQMTPTNIAVCLAPSLFHLNSFKRDRTSMRSRQRKYSLGRPDQRDLSENLAATQGLSHMVTECSRLFQIPKYWETHGAGSFTEDSQQNDAVLSSVSHSGENELPDRARLFLLTQKLLREARDKSKGWTSCLSSDHVDVAVKKVDDGYPLRLWRGTTEVDAPQQEVFQRILREQSQWQRDLTHSEVVETLDKDVEVYHYTLQAAGARPPLQHVLLRTWQSDSSTGPMFVSSTSVQHTAVAVRGVQAQVFCSFFLIELLGSKKSRVTHLCRTDTRGRTPEWHHKVEGHLVSSVLMAIRDSFRHKTKDTKAQ; translated from the exons AGATTGAAGCAAAGGAAGCTTGCGATTGGCTTCATGCGGCTGGCTTTCCTCAGTATGCACAGTTATTTACCG ATTGCTGTTTCCCCATTGACATAGATTGGGTAAAGAGTGATCACGATTTTCTGGATAAGGATGCCTTAGATTCTCTCTGCAG GAGATTAAGTACCTTAAACAAGTCTGTGGAAATGAAGCTGGAGTTGAGTCGCTCCAAAAGAAGG AGagatgaagaggaggaagaagaccTCTATGCCATCAGCCCAAAATGGACATTCGACAGGAAGAGCAGGCGCTGGATCCGTGAGGACGATGGGGAGCTACCGCACACACTGAGCGGCCCCATTTCAAATTTGAGGAGATCTGGAAGCTGTGAGGCCTCTCTTTCCGACAGTGGGGAATGCCATGAGCTTTGCTCCACTCATAGTTCCAGTAATAATGACAGCGATGCTGGAAGCGCTCCCAACAAAACGACAGAAGAACCTGAAACAAGCCGTAGCTCCTCTAGATGCTCATCAAACTACAAGCCCCAATCTCCTGACACCTCTTCCAGCAGACCTCCATCCCCAAGCGAACACCACACTTTGAGCAGTGGAGAGTTCCTTCCTGAAAAGCCCCCATTAAAAAAAGGCAAAGGCCTACTTCGGAAAATGGAGAAACTAAGATTGAGAGGGAGCACACAACAGTCACAATCTCACAGTGGTAAAGGCAGACTTGTCATAAGTGGACCGATTATCCAAGAAGGCTTTGATGAGGAAAGATTAAAGCATCTTCAATGTCTAGACCTAGCAAGTATTCAGAATAAAACTGAAAGTCCTGCATCTTGCTCTCCTCCCTCTGGATCCAGTAGTACCTCAGAAAGCAGCAGCGCAGTCAGCACGCCAAGCCCCGTGACTAAAGTACGCAGCAACTGCAAACGTCCTGGTGTTCTCAAACAAGAAGTTGAACAGGAACAAATCAACACACAGCATTTCAACAACAAGCAAGTCAACCCTGTCTTTAAAATCCCTCACGGACACAAGCCAGGAACATTCCCAACGGTGCTCTCCCACAACAATGCCTTCTTACCTATCGACAACACTTCAGTCAACTGGAGGACCGGAAGCTTCCATGGATACAGAGGCAGGCGTTGTAAAAGCAATAGTTCCAAGGACCAGGAACAAGCTTGCAGCCCGCTGGCTTCTTCCGATCACCGTGTCAGCTTTTACGACAATGTCCCAGATCACGTGCAGATTTTGGACGATGATGTCTTCTCAGCTTTGGACAGCGTAATGGAACGCATTTGTGACCTACAGCAGTTGGTAACCTCTTGGACGGACAAGCTGTCAGAGGACGGGGATTCCGATTTTTCGCACTCGGGTTCTCCATCGCCCTCCTCTCTGACTGACATCCACCTTGAGATCAAAGAGCCAGAAGAGACAGATGAAGCTGCCCTAGAGGAGATGTACAACAAAAGCCCAGAAGCATTTGAATGCACTGCTCAGCCTACAGAGCATACTGATCG AATTCAGAGGCCCCACTGGTCCAGTGCACAGATGCTTTCACTGAGCAGCCCCGGAACAGGCATAGAGGCTAAATCAGCAGCACATGTCTCTATGCTGCAAAGACTCAGCCTTCTCAGACTAACAGCTCTGATGGACAAGCACTCACCCTTCAGCAAACAAGGCTGGAACTG GACTGTGCCAAAATTATACCGAAAGGTTAAACCTTCAGAACATAAGAGCAGAAAGGTGTTTGAGGTGCCTTTGCTACAGAGTGTCCAGCAGTCGGGGAAGCCTTTGCCACCGAGCATTTTGAGAGCAATGGAGTTCTTAAGGACCAAGTGCTTAGATCAG GTTGGGCTCTTTCGAAAGTCTGGGGTCAAGTCCCGCATTCAGAATTTAAGGGACATGGTGGAAGCTGACCCAGATGGCGTGTCCTTTGAAAATCAGTCTGCTTTTGATGTGGCAGACATGGTGAAGCAATATTTCAGAGACCTGCCTGAACCCATCTTTTCCAGCAAACTGTGCGAAAGCTTCCTGCACATCTACCAAT ACTTTCCCAAAGATCAACAGTTTGTGGGGGTCCAAGCAGCCATCTACCTCCTGCCTGATGAGAACAGGGAGGCTCTTCAAAGCCTTCTGCTCTTCCTCCAAGAGGTGGTCGCCTGCGTGAAGGAAAACCAAATGACCCCTACCAACATCGCTGTGTGTTTGGCACCCTCCCTGTTCCATCTCAACTCTTTTAAAAGAGACAGAACCAGCATGAG GTCTAGACAACGGAAATACAGCCTGGGAAGGCCAGACCAGAGGGATCTAAGTGAGAATCTGGCTGCAACACAGGGACTGTCACATATGGTTACTGAATGCTCTCGCCTTTTCCAG ATACCGAAATACTGGGAAACCCATGGAGCAGGCAGCTTTACGGAAGATTCACAGCAAAACGATGCAGTCCTGAGTTCTGTATCCCACTCTGGAGAAAATGAACTTCCAGACCGAGCCAGGCTATTTCTACTTACTCAAAAACTCCTGAGAGAGGCCAGAGATAAGTCTAAAGGCTGGACATCCTGTTTAAGCTCGGACCATGTGGATGTGGCAGTTAAAaag GTGGATGATGGCTACCCTCTGCGGCTGTGGAGAGGAACAACTGAAGTGGACGCTCCGCAGCAGGAGGTTTTCCAGCGCATTTTAAGAGAACAGAGTCAGTGGCAAAGAGACCTGACGCACAGCGAAGTGGTGGAGACTCTGGATAAGGATGTGGAGGTGTATCATTATACACTGCAGGCTGCTGGAGCCAGACCACCACTGCAGCATGTGCTGTTAAG GACATGGCAGTCGGACAGTTCCACCGGGCCCATGTTTGTGTCGTCTACTTCTGTCCAACACACCGCTGTGGCTGTGAGAGGAGTCCAGGCACAAGTTTTCTGCAGCTTCTTTTTAATCGAACTGCTGGGGTCAAAAAAGTCACGAGTCACACACCTCTGCCGGACAGACACAAG AGGCCGAACTCCAGAATGGCATCATAAAGTAGAAGGACATCTGGTTTCATCAGTGCTGATGGCAATAAGAGACTCTTTTAGACACAAAACAAAAGACACCAAAGCACAGTGA
- the si:dkeyp-23e4.3 gene encoding rho GTPase-activating protein 7 isoform X2 — protein MLITKIEAKEACDWLHAAGFPQYAQLFTDCCFPIDIDWVKSDHDFLDKDALDSLCRRLSTLNKSVEMKLELSRSKRRRDEEEEEDLYAISPKWTFDRKSRRWIREDDGELPHTLSGPISNLRRSGSCEASLSDSGECHELCSTHSSSNNDSDAGSAPNKTTEEPETSRSSSRCSSNYKPQSPDTSSSRPPSPSEHHTLSSGEFLPEKPPLKKGKGLLRKMEKLRLRGSTQQSQSHSGKGRLVISGPIIQEGFDEERLKHLQCLDLASIQNKTESPASCSPPSGSSSTSESSSAVSTPSPVTKVRSNCKRPGVLKQEVEQEQINTQHFNNKQVNPVFKIPHGHKPGTFPTVLSHNNAFLPIDNTSVNWRTGSFHGYRGRRCKSNSSKDQEQACSPLASSDHRVSFYDNVPDHVQILDDDVFSALDSVMERICDLQQLVTSWTDKLSEDGDSDFSHSGSPSPSSLTDIHLEIKEPEETDEAALEEMYNKSPEAFECTAQPTEHTDRIQRPHWSSAQMLSLSSPGTGIEAKSAAHVSMLQRLSLLRLTALMDKHSPFSKQGWNWTVPKLYRKVKPSEHKSRKVFEVPLLQSVQQSGKPLPPSILRAMEFLRTKCLDQVGLFRKSGVKSRIQNLRDMVEADPDGVSFENQSAFDVADMVKQYFRDLPEPIFSSKLCESFLHIYQYFPKDQQFVGVQAAIYLLPDENREALQSLLLFLQEVVACVKENQMTPTNIAVCLAPSLFHLNSFKRDRTSMRSRQRKYSLGRPDQRDLSENLAATQGLSHMVTECSRLFQIPKYWETHGAGSFTEDSQQNDAVLSSVSHSGENELPDRARLFLLTQKLLREARDKSKGWTSCLSSDHVDVAVKKVDDGYPLRLWRGTTEVDAPQQEVFQRILREQSQWQRDLTHSEVVETLDKDVEVYHYTLQAAGARPPLQHVLLRTWQSDSSTGPMFVSSTSVQHTAVAVRGVQAQVFCSFFLIELLGSKKSRVTHLCRTDTRGRTPEWHHKVEGHLVSSVLMAIRDSFRHKTKDTKAQ, from the exons AGATTGAAGCAAAGGAAGCTTGCGATTGGCTTCATGCGGCTGGCTTTCCTCAGTATGCACAGTTATTTACCG ATTGCTGTTTCCCCATTGACATAGATTGGGTAAAGAGTGATCACGATTTTCTGGATAAGGATGCCTTAGATTCTCTCTGCAG GAGATTAAGTACCTTAAACAAGTCTGTGGAAATGAAGCTGGAGTTGAGTCGCTCCAAAAGAAGG AGagatgaagaggaggaagaagaccTCTATGCCATCAGCCCAAAATGGACATTCGACAGGAAGAGCAGGCGCTGGATCCGTGAGGACGATGGGGAGCTACCGCACACACTGAGCGGCCCCATTTCAAATTTGAGGAGATCTGGAAGCTGTGAGGCCTCTCTTTCCGACAGTGGGGAATGCCATGAGCTTTGCTCCACTCATAGTTCCAGTAATAATGACAGCGATGCTGGAAGCGCTCCCAACAAAACGACAGAAGAACCTGAAACAAGCCGTAGCTCCTCTAGATGCTCATCAAACTACAAGCCCCAATCTCCTGACACCTCTTCCAGCAGACCTCCATCCCCAAGCGAACACCACACTTTGAGCAGTGGAGAGTTCCTTCCTGAAAAGCCCCCATTAAAAAAAGGCAAAGGCCTACTTCGGAAAATGGAGAAACTAAGATTGAGAGGGAGCACACAACAGTCACAATCTCACAGTGGTAAAGGCAGACTTGTCATAAGTGGACCGATTATCCAAGAAGGCTTTGATGAGGAAAGATTAAAGCATCTTCAATGTCTAGACCTAGCAAGTATTCAGAATAAAACTGAAAGTCCTGCATCTTGCTCTCCTCCCTCTGGATCCAGTAGTACCTCAGAAAGCAGCAGCGCAGTCAGCACGCCAAGCCCCGTGACTAAAGTACGCAGCAACTGCAAACGTCCTGGTGTTCTCAAACAAGAAGTTGAACAGGAACAAATCAACACACAGCATTTCAACAACAAGCAAGTCAACCCTGTCTTTAAAATCCCTCACGGACACAAGCCAGGAACATTCCCAACGGTGCTCTCCCACAACAATGCCTTCTTACCTATCGACAACACTTCAGTCAACTGGAGGACCGGAAGCTTCCATGGATACAGAGGCAGGCGTTGTAAAAGCAATAGTTCCAAGGACCAGGAACAAGCTTGCAGCCCGCTGGCTTCTTCCGATCACCGTGTCAGCTTTTACGACAATGTCCCAGATCACGTGCAGATTTTGGACGATGATGTCTTCTCAGCTTTGGACAGCGTAATGGAACGCATTTGTGACCTACAGCAGTTGGTAACCTCTTGGACGGACAAGCTGTCAGAGGACGGGGATTCCGATTTTTCGCACTCGGGTTCTCCATCGCCCTCCTCTCTGACTGACATCCACCTTGAGATCAAAGAGCCAGAAGAGACAGATGAAGCTGCCCTAGAGGAGATGTACAACAAAAGCCCAGAAGCATTTGAATGCACTGCTCAGCCTACAGAGCATACTGATCG AATTCAGAGGCCCCACTGGTCCAGTGCACAGATGCTTTCACTGAGCAGCCCCGGAACAGGCATAGAGGCTAAATCAGCAGCACATGTCTCTATGCTGCAAAGACTCAGCCTTCTCAGACTAACAGCTCTGATGGACAAGCACTCACCCTTCAGCAAACAAGGCTGGAACTG GACTGTGCCAAAATTATACCGAAAGGTTAAACCTTCAGAACATAAGAGCAGAAAGGTGTTTGAGGTGCCTTTGCTACAGAGTGTCCAGCAGTCGGGGAAGCCTTTGCCACCGAGCATTTTGAGAGCAATGGAGTTCTTAAGGACCAAGTGCTTAGATCAG GTTGGGCTCTTTCGAAAGTCTGGGGTCAAGTCCCGCATTCAGAATTTAAGGGACATGGTGGAAGCTGACCCAGATGGCGTGTCCTTTGAAAATCAGTCTGCTTTTGATGTGGCAGACATGGTGAAGCAATATTTCAGAGACCTGCCTGAACCCATCTTTTCCAGCAAACTGTGCGAAAGCTTCCTGCACATCTACCAAT ACTTTCCCAAAGATCAACAGTTTGTGGGGGTCCAAGCAGCCATCTACCTCCTGCCTGATGAGAACAGGGAGGCTCTTCAAAGCCTTCTGCTCTTCCTCCAAGAGGTGGTCGCCTGCGTGAAGGAAAACCAAATGACCCCTACCAACATCGCTGTGTGTTTGGCACCCTCCCTGTTCCATCTCAACTCTTTTAAAAGAGACAGAACCAGCATGAG GTCTAGACAACGGAAATACAGCCTGGGAAGGCCAGACCAGAGGGATCTAAGTGAGAATCTGGCTGCAACACAGGGACTGTCACATATGGTTACTGAATGCTCTCGCCTTTTCCAG ATACCGAAATACTGGGAAACCCATGGAGCAGGCAGCTTTACGGAAGATTCACAGCAAAACGATGCAGTCCTGAGTTCTGTATCCCACTCTGGAGAAAATGAACTTCCAGACCGAGCCAGGCTATTTCTACTTACTCAAAAACTCCTGAGAGAGGCCAGAGATAAGTCTAAAGGCTGGACATCCTGTTTAAGCTCGGACCATGTGGATGTGGCAGTTAAAaag GTGGATGATGGCTACCCTCTGCGGCTGTGGAGAGGAACAACTGAAGTGGACGCTCCGCAGCAGGAGGTTTTCCAGCGCATTTTAAGAGAACAGAGTCAGTGGCAAAGAGACCTGACGCACAGCGAAGTGGTGGAGACTCTGGATAAGGATGTGGAGGTGTATCATTATACACTGCAGGCTGCTGGAGCCAGACCACCACTGCAGCATGTGCTGTTAAG GACATGGCAGTCGGACAGTTCCACCGGGCCCATGTTTGTGTCGTCTACTTCTGTCCAACACACCGCTGTGGCTGTGAGAGGAGTCCAGGCACAAGTTTTCTGCAGCTTCTTTTTAATCGAACTGCTGGGGTCAAAAAAGTCACGAGTCACACACCTCTGCCGGACAGACACAAG AGGCCGAACTCCAGAATGGCATCATAAAGTAGAAGGACATCTGGTTTCATCAGTGCTGATGGCAATAAGAGACTCTTTTAGACACAAAACAAAAGACACCAAAGCACAGTGA